A window from Candidatus Aminicenantes bacterium encodes these proteins:
- a CDS encoding NAD(P)/FAD-dependent oxidoreductase — translation MAGNKKLFVIGGGSSGMMAAISAARLGAAVVLLERKDRVGKKL, via the coding sequence ATGGCCGGCAACAAGAAACTGTTCGTGATCGGCGGTGGCAGCTCGGGAATGATGGCCGCCATCAGCGCCGCCCGGCTCGGCGCGGCCGTGGTCTTGCTCGAACGCAAGGACCGCGTCGGCAAGAAGCTG